One genomic region from Sciurus carolinensis chromosome 2, mSciCar1.2, whole genome shotgun sequence encodes:
- the Spef1 gene encoding sperm flagellar protein 1 isoform X1, whose amino-acid sequence MASSVDEEALHQLYLWVDNIPLSRPKRNLSRDFSDGVLVAEVIKFYFPKMVEMHNYVPANSLQQKLSNWGHLNRKVLNKLNFSVPDDVMRKIAQCAPGVVELVLIPLKQRLEERQKRRKQGAGSLQELPPANGSGYLDVDLSQKARGEGAPEPQGGEQLRAGRLPASRPPGYSQALQGDPSFVLQIAEKEQELLASQETVQVLQMKVRRLEHLLQLKNVRIEDLSRRLQQAERKQR is encoded by the exons ATGGCGAGCAGTGTGGATGAGGAAGCCCTGCACCAGCTGTACCTGTGGGTAGACAACATCCCTCTGTCCAGGCCCAAGAGAAATCTCTCCCGGGACTTCAGTGATGGAG TCCTGGTTGCAGAGGTCATCAAATTTTATTTCCCAAAGATGGTGGAGATGCACAATTATGTACCTGCCAACTCTCTCCAGCAGAAACTCAGCAACTGGGGTCACCTGAACAG GAAGGTGCTGAATAAGCTGAACTTTTCGGTACCAGACGATGTGATGCGCAAGATCGCACAGTGTGCCCCTGGTGTGGTGGAGTTGGTGCTCATCCCGCTGAAGCAGCGCCTGGAGGAGCGGCAGAAACGCAGAAAGCAGGGTGCCGGCTCCTTACAG GAGCTGCCTCCCGCCAATGGCAGTGGCTACTTGGATGTGG ATTTGTCCCAGAAGGCCCGAGGGGAAGGTGCACCAGAACCCCAAGGGGGAGAGCAGCTCAG GGCGGGGCGGCTGCCAGCGTCCCGGCCTCCCGGGTATAGCCAGGCGCTCCAGGGCGACCCAAGCTTCGTCCTCCAGATCGCTGAAAAAGAGCAGGAGCTGTTGGCCTCGCAAGAGACGGTGCAG GTCCTGCAGATGAAGGTGAGGCGCCTGGAGCATCTGCTTCAGCTCAAGAACGTGCGCATCGAGGACCTCTCCCGGAGGCTCCAGCAGGCGGAGCGCAAGCAGCGGTGA
- the Spef1 gene encoding sperm flagellar protein 1 isoform X3: MASSVDEEALHQLYLWVDNIPLSRPKRNLSRDFSDGVLVAEVIKFYFPKMVEMHNYVPANSLQQKLSNWGHLNRKVLNKLNFSVPDDVMRKIAQCAPGVVELVLIPLKQRLEERQKRRKQGAGSLQNRRRNRIGLQQCHSPFALSQICPRRPEGKVHQNPKGESSSGRGGCQRPGLPGIARRSRATQASSSRSLKKSRSCWPRKRRCRSCR; encoded by the exons ATGGCGAGCAGTGTGGATGAGGAAGCCCTGCACCAGCTGTACCTGTGGGTAGACAACATCCCTCTGTCCAGGCCCAAGAGAAATCTCTCCCGGGACTTCAGTGATGGAG TCCTGGTTGCAGAGGTCATCAAATTTTATTTCCCAAAGATGGTGGAGATGCACAATTATGTACCTGCCAACTCTCTCCAGCAGAAACTCAGCAACTGGGGTCACCTGAACAG GAAGGTGCTGAATAAGCTGAACTTTTCGGTACCAGACGATGTGATGCGCAAGATCGCACAGTGTGCCCCTGGTGTGGTGGAGTTGGTGCTCATCCCGCTGAAGCAGCGCCTGGAGGAGCGGCAGAAACGCAGAAAGCAGGGTGCCGGCTCCTTACAG AATCGGAGGAGAAACAGAATAGGGCTCCAGCAATGTCACTCTCCATTTGCCTTGTCCCAGATTTGTCCCAGAAGGCCCGAGGGGAAGGTGCACCAGAACCCCAAGGGGGAGAGCAGCTCAG GGCGGGGCGGCTGCCAGCGTCCCGGCCTCCCGGGTATAGCCAGGCGCTCCAGGGCGACCCAAGCTTCGTCCTCCAGATCGCTGAAAAAGAGCAGGAGCTGTTGGCCTCGCAAGAGACGGTGCAG GTCCTGCAGATGA
- the Spef1 gene encoding sperm flagellar protein 1 isoform X2 yields the protein MASSVDEEALHQLYLWVDNIPLSRPKRNLSRDFSDGVLVAEVIKFYFPKMVEMHNYVPANSLQQKLSNWGHLNRKVLNKLNFSVPDDVMRKIAQCAPGVVELVLIPLKQRLEERQKRRKQGAGSLQEELSSYPFYGLQNRRRNRIGLQQCHSPFALSQICPRRPEGKVHQNPKGESSSGRGGCQRPGLPGIARRSRATQASSSRSLKKSRSCWPRKRRCRSCR from the exons ATGGCGAGCAGTGTGGATGAGGAAGCCCTGCACCAGCTGTACCTGTGGGTAGACAACATCCCTCTGTCCAGGCCCAAGAGAAATCTCTCCCGGGACTTCAGTGATGGAG TCCTGGTTGCAGAGGTCATCAAATTTTATTTCCCAAAGATGGTGGAGATGCACAATTATGTACCTGCCAACTCTCTCCAGCAGAAACTCAGCAACTGGGGTCACCTGAACAG GAAGGTGCTGAATAAGCTGAACTTTTCGGTACCAGACGATGTGATGCGCAAGATCGCACAGTGTGCCCCTGGTGTGGTGGAGTTGGTGCTCATCCCGCTGAAGCAGCGCCTGGAGGAGCGGCAGAAACGCAGAAAGCAGGGTGCCGGCTCCTTACAG GAGGAGCTTTCTTCCTATCCTTTCTATGGCTTGCAGAATCGGAGGAGAAACAGAATAGGGCTCCAGCAATGTCACTCTCCATTTGCCTTGTCCCAGATTTGTCCCAGAAGGCCCGAGGGGAAGGTGCACCAGAACCCCAAGGGGGAGAGCAGCTCAG GGCGGGGCGGCTGCCAGCGTCCCGGCCTCCCGGGTATAGCCAGGCGCTCCAGGGCGACCCAAGCTTCGTCCTCCAGATCGCTGAAAAAGAGCAGGAGCTGTTGGCCTCGCAAGAGACGGTGCAG GTCCTGCAGATGA
- the Cenpb gene encoding major centromere autoantigen B → MGPKRRQLTFREKSRIIQEVEENPDLRKGEIARRFNIPPSTLSTILKNKRAILASERKYGVASTCRKTNKLSPYDKLEGLLIAWFQQIRAAGLPVKGIILKEKALRIAEELGMDDFTASNGWLDRFRRRHGVVSCSGVARARGRNSAPRTPAAPASPAAVPSEGSGGSTPGWRAREEQPPSVAEGYASQDVFSATETSLWYDFLPDQAAGLCGSDGRARQATQRLSVLLCANADGSEKLPPLVAGKSAKPRAGQGGLPCDYTANSKGGVTTQALAKYLKALDTRMAAESRRVLLLAGRLAAQSLDTSGLRHVQLAFFPPGTVHPLERGVVQQVKGHYRQAMLLKAMAALEGQDRSGLQLGLMEALHFVAAAWQAVEPSDIATCFREAGFGGGPNATITTSLKSEGEEEEEEEEEEEEEEEEEEEEGEGEEEEEEEEEEGEEEEEGGEGEELGEEEEVEEEGDVDDSDEEEEEEEESSSEGLEAEDWAQGVVEAGGSFGGYSTQEEAQCPTLHFLEGGEDSESDSEEEEEDEDEDEEDEDDEDDDEDSDEVPVPSFGEAMAYFAMVKRYLTSFPIDDRVQSHILHLEHDLVHVTRKNHARQAGVRGLGHQS, encoded by the coding sequence ATGGGCCCCAAGCGGCGGCAGCTGACGTTCCGGGAGAAGTCGCGGATCatccaggaggtggaggagaacCCGGACCTGCGCAAGGGCGAGATCGCTCGGCGCTTCAACATCCCGCCGTCCACGCTGAGCACCATCCTGAAGAACAAGCGCGCCATCCTGGCGTCGGAGCGCAAGTACGGTGTGGCCTCCACCTGCCGCAAGACCAACAAGCTGTCCCCCTACGACAAGCTCGAGGGATTGCTCATAGCGTGGTTCCAGCAGATCCGCGCCGCTGGCCTGCCGGTCAAGGGCATCATCCTCAAGGAGAAGGCTCTGCGTATAGCCGAGGAGCTGGGCATGGACGATTTCACCGCCTCCAACGGCTGGCTGGACCGCTTCCGCCGGCGCCATGGTGTGGTGTCCTGCAGCGGCGTGGCCCGGGCCCGGGGACGAAACAGTGCTCCCCGGACCCCAGCAGCACCTGCCAGCCCGGCTGCGGTGCCCTCGGAGGGGAGTGGTGGGAGTACGCCCGGCTGGCGCGCCCGGGAGGAGCAACCGCCGTCGGTGGCCGAGGGATACGCCTCCCAGGACGTGTTCAGCGCCACTGAGACCAGTCTTTGGTACGACTTTCTGCCCGACCAGGCGGCGGGGCTGTGCGGAAGCGATGGAAGGGCGCGCCAAGCCACCCAGCGCTTAAGCGTCTTGCTGTGCGCCAACGCCGATGGCAGCGAAAAGCTGCCCCCTTTGGTGGCCGGCAAATCAGCTAAGCCTCGTGCGGGACAAGGTGGCCTGCCCTGCGACTACACCGCCAACTCTAAGGGTGGTGTCACCACCCAGGCCCTGGCCAAGTACTTGAAAGCCCTGGACACCCGAATGGCTGCAGAGTCTCGCCGGGTCCTGCTGCTGGCTGGCCGCTTGGCTGCCCAGTCCCTGGACACCTCAGGCCTGAGGCACGTGCAGCTGGCCTTCTTCCCTCCGGGCACTGTGCATCCCTTGGAGCGGGGAGTGGTCCAACAGGTGAAAGGCCACTACCGCCAGGCTATGCTGCTcaaggccatggctgccctagagggcCAGGATCGCTCAGGCCTGCAGCTGGGCCTCATGGAGGCCTTGCACTTTGTCGCTGCAGCGTGGCAGGCGGTGGAGCCTTCGGACATAGCCACCTGCTTTCGGGAGGCTGGCTTTGGAGGTGGCCCTAATGCCACCATCACCACTTCCCTCAAGagtgagggagaagaggaggaggaggaggaggaggaagaagaagaagaggaggaagaagaagaggaggagggtgaaggggaagaggaggaggaggaggaggaagaagaaggggaggaggaggaggaaggaggggaaggagaggagttgggggaggaagaggaggtggaggaggagggtgaTGTTGATGACAgtgatgaagaagaggaggaagaggaggaaagctcTTCCGAGGGCTTGGAGGCCGAGGACTGGGCCCAGGGAGTAGTGGAGGCCGGAGGCAGCTTCGGGGGTTACAGTACCCAGGAGGAGGCCCAGTGCCCTACCCTCCATTTCCTGGAAGGTGGGGAAGACTCTGAGTCAGAcagtgaggaagaggaggaagatgaggatgaggatgaggaggaTGAAGACGACGAAGATGATGATGAGGATAGTGATGAGGTGCCTGTACCCAGCTTTGGGGAGGCCATGGCTTACTTTGCCATGGTTAAGAGGTACCTGACCTCCTTCCCCATTGATGACCGTGTGCAGAGCCACATCCTCCACTTGGAACATGATCTGGTCCATGTGACTAGGAAGAATCACGCCAGGCAGGCGGGAGTTCGGGGTCTTGGACATCAAAGCTGA